CATCACGGGAACAGCCTCGAGACCACTGGGCAGCCGCAGCCGCCGGAAGATGCCGATCACGCGGCCGAGCATCGCGGCGCGGCGCGGGCCGCCGGGCGAGACCGCCGATTCCGGCCTGGTCGGCCGCGTACTGTTCGGCGCCATGGCGTCATGGGCGGCGGGATTGCTGTGACGCGCCACCTGCAGCCCGTCACCCTGGCGCACAGCGAACAGGTCGCCGTCTTCCAGCTCGGCCAGCGGCACCGGCTCGACCAGAAGAAAGTCCCCCTCGAAGATGCCTTCCGCCCCCAGGCTCCCGCCCGTCATGCGCAGGAAGAACGCGCTGCCAGGCCCGGCCAGCTTGCGGTCCAGCTCGAACCGCTCGACCGCTGAGCCGCGATCCTGGGGCGCACTCGCGCTGGACGACAGCTCGTAACACGGAACGGTGACGCAATCGGCGTGCAGGTCCAGCCCCAGCAGCCGGACCCCCCGGGAGCGGGAGGGGTCCCGCTCGATCCAGCCCTTATCGGCAAGGGATTGCAGGTACTCCGATACCGTCTTGGTACTCTTGATGCCGAAGCGGCGGCCGATCTCGCGAATGGAGGGCTGGTAGGTGTTGCGCCGCAGGTAATCGACCAGGTAATCGAGGATCCTGCGCTCCAGTTGGGTGAGGGGCTGGAACATTAGTCGCCTCCCGCAGCGCGTAGCGCGGGCGTATGTGGTGGAATTCGCAGACAACCTGCCCGCGGCGGATGCCGAGGCATGCCAGGCGTGCGACTTCGGGACTCCGGGGGGCGCTAAGCCGGCTCAATGCTACGGTTCCAGCCGGCGATTGTCAACAGGGACGATGCCCTACTTATGCTTGCAATTACGGGAACATTTCGGGTCCCGGGCCGCCGTCCGGGAGCGGGAGCGAAGGAGCTCAGCCGAACTGTGCGGCCAGACGGTCGAGCGCCTCGAGCGCGGCGGCGAGCCGGCGCTGCGCCAGGTCGCGCCCCATGGCGACGAGGACTTCGAAGATGCCGGGCGAAACGGCCATTCCCGTGAGGGAGACGCGCAGCGGGTGGATGAGCTGGCCGGCAGCAAGGCCCAGCTCTTCGGCAAGCACGCGCAACTCGGACTCGAGGCTGGCCTCGTCCCAGGCTGGAAGGGCTTGGAAGCGGTCGCGCAGCGCGGCAAGGCGGGCGCGCACCTGGGCCGGCTCCTTCCAGTGCTTCTGAACCGCTTCCTGCTCGTACTCGATCTGTTCGGCCAGGTATGGCCGGGCCTGGCGCACAATATCATCCAGGTTCCGTGCGCGGACCTTGAGCAGGTCGAGCAGCCGGCGGTACCAGTCGGGGTGCGCGGCCAGGACGTCGGCCTGGGCCAGGCCGGCCCGGACCAGACGCTCCGTGACCAGTGGCCCGAGACGCTCGGCGGGCGTGCGGCTGAGGTGCTGGCCGTTAAGCCATTCCAGCTTCTGCGTGTCGAAGACCGCGCTCTTCTTGTTGATGGCCTCGAGGGAGAAGCGTGCCACGAGCTCGGCGGGCTCGAAGATCTCCTGATCGGTGCCTGGCGACCAGCCGAGCAAGGCGAGGAAGTTGAGCATGGCCCAGGGCAGGATCCCCTGCTCGCGGAACTCACTGACCGAGGTGGCGCCATGGCGCTTCGAGAGGCGGCGCCCATCAGGGCCGAGGATCATGGGCACGTGCGCGAAGTGCGGCGGCTCGCGGCCCAGCGCCTGGTAGAGCAGGATCTGCTTGGGCGTGTTGGATATGTGGTCATCGCCCCGGATCACATGCGTGATGCGCATGCGAAGGTCGTCGCTTACCACTGCCATGTTGTAGACGGGCGTGCCGTCCGAGCGCAGAACAATGAAGTCCTCGATCTCGACGTTGTCGAACTCGAGCAGTCCATGCACGGCGTCGTCCCAGGCTGTGCGGCCGGCGGGGACACGGAAGCGGATGGCATACGCCTGGCCGGCCGCGGCGCGCTGCTCCGCCTCATCAGGGGGAACGGTGAGCAGACAGGTGCGGTCGTAGCGGTACGCCTGTTCGAGATCCAGGGCCCGGGCCCGCTTCTCCTCGAGGAGCTGGGGCGTACAGAAGCAGCGGTAGGCATGCCCGGCCTCGAGCAGGCGCAACGCGTCGCGGAGGTGGAACTCGACGCCATCGGCCTGATGGAACGGCCCCTCGTCCCAGTCCAGGCCCAGCCACTCCATTCCCTCCAGGATCGCGCGGGTCATGGCCTCGCTCGAACGCTCGCGGTCGGTGTCTTCGATGCGCAGCACGAATACCCCGCCGTGGTGGCGGGCGAAGAGCCAGTTGAAGAGGGCCGTGCGTGCGCCGCCGACGTGGAGGTAGCCGGTGGGCGAGGGGGCGAAGCGGACGCGGATTTCGGGCGGGGGGACGATCACTGCCACGCCGAGCGCTTGCGCCGTTTGCGGGCCTGACGTGCGCTCTCGCCGGGCAGGCGGACATCCACCTCGACCGCGCCCATGCACGCAAAGCCGTTGATTCGGAGGCGGGGCCGGCCGGGCGCAGGCGCGGCGTCGACTTCTTCGGTGTTGTCGAAGCCGCCCATGAGGGCAAAGCCGCCGCACTCGACGGCGAGCCCGGGCGGCACAATGATGCCCACGCCGCCCATCAGGCAGATCACCAGCACCTCGGTGGTGCCGGCGGTGAGCTGGGCCTCGCGGAAATCGAGCTCGACTCCGCCCATGACGGCCTCGACAAAGATGCGGCGGGCGGGCAGCCAGCGCCCCCTGCGGGTCGCGCCGCCCATGATGCCCACTACGAACTGGCGCTCGCGAGGTGGCGCCGCTGCTGGAGGCGCGCTTTCCGCGCGGGCCGCCGGGGCTCGCGTGCTCCCGGCGGCTGGGGCGGCGGCGCCTTCCTTCCCGCCCGCGGGGACAGGAAGCGCGGGCAGGTCGATGAGAAGGCGCTCGAGCTCCGCGGCGCTGTGGGCGCGGTGCGCAACGTCCAGGCGGCGCTCGAACTCGGCCATGTCCAGCGCGTCATTGGCGAAGTGGCGGCAGAGCGCCTGCACGGTGCGCTCGCGCGTGTCGCGCAGCGTGGCAGTGGGCGGGTGTGGCGCGTCGGGCATGACCGGTCCCTGAGCTCCCTGTCGGCAAGTGGCTGACAGGCAGCAATCTGGGGCCGGCGGGCGGTGGGTCAAGGGGTGCGGGCGCGCCCGAGGCCGCCGGTGCGCTTCCCGGGGAGGGAAGCCGCCCCGATCGCGGCGCCGCGCTTCCGTCACGGCGGGCAGGCGCGGCGATGCTCTGGTTTCGAGCACCTCCAGGTTGCGTCGTCTCCTCTAGTCTAGTGCGGCTCGAACGCCTCGAAAAACGGCGGGAAAGTGCCCAGGAAGCCCAGGGCGATCAGAATGACGGCAGCAATCGCGATCGGCTTGATGGCCACCTCCCGGTTTCTCCAGATGAAGTGCAGCGCTGCCCAGCTCGCCAGCCAGGCGATGACTGCGACGCCTGACTTGCCCGACAGCGGCCCGGCCGGGTTCCACCAGTTCAGGAAGTCTTTGATATCGGTCGATACCACGGCCAGAAGGACCGCAATACCCAGGACTAGACTGCCCAGCCCCGCGGAAAGAATCGCGGCGGCCGCGGGCCCAGAGGTCTTCGTCTTCATTTCCGTTGGTGTCAACATATGCGGAACCCCCCTTACTTACACAATCGGCGCGACTTTATTGATGAACGCGCCGAACAATCCGGCGATGGCCGCGGCGGCGAACGCCGCACAGAAGAGTGCCAGCGTGAACTTGCGAAGAGATGCTCGCTGCGCCAGGTCCTTGCCGTAGGTGATCACGATGAAGGCCACGGCGGTGGCCAGTATCGGAGCCAACCAGGCCACGTGCTCTTTCCACTCCATACCGAACGTATGCCACTGCTCTGTCTCCGGGTCAGCCAGCAGCATCGAGCGTGGGCTGGTCGGGGTCGACGCCCGGTACCAGGGGTAGACTATATAGGTGCCGGTGATCACCGTAGCCCAGGAGAGGATCGCCAT
The window above is part of the Gemmatimonadota bacterium genome. Proteins encoded here:
- a CDS encoding DUF1707 and DUF2154 domain-containing protein, whose amino-acid sequence is MPDAPHPPTATLRDTRERTVQALCRHFANDALDMAEFERRLDVAHRAHSAAELERLLIDLPALPVPAGGKEGAAAPAAGSTRAPAARAESAPPAAAPPRERQFVVGIMGGATRRGRWLPARRIFVEAVMGGVELDFREAQLTAGTTEVLVICLMGGVGIIVPPGLAVECGGFALMGGFDNTEEVDAAPAPGRPRLRINGFACMGAVEVDVRLPGESARQARKRRKRSAWQ
- a CDS encoding glutamate--tRNA ligase, whose translation is MIVPPPEIRVRFAPSPTGYLHVGGARTALFNWLFARHHGGVFVLRIEDTDRERSSEAMTRAILEGMEWLGLDWDEGPFHQADGVEFHLRDALRLLEAGHAYRCFCTPQLLEEKRARALDLEQAYRYDRTCLLTVPPDEAEQRAAAGQAYAIRFRVPAGRTAWDDAVHGLLEFDNVEIEDFIVLRSDGTPVYNMAVVSDDLRMRITHVIRGDDHISNTPKQILLYQALGREPPHFAHVPMILGPDGRRLSKRHGATSVSEFREQGILPWAMLNFLALLGWSPGTDQEIFEPAELVARFSLEAINKKSAVFDTQKLEWLNGQHLSRTPAERLGPLVTERLVRAGLAQADVLAAHPDWYRRLLDLLKVRARNLDDIVRQARPYLAEQIEYEQEAVQKHWKEPAQVRARLAALRDRFQALPAWDEASLESELRVLAEELGLAAGQLIHPLRVSLTGMAVSPGIFEVLVAMGRDLAQRRLAAALEALDRLAAQFG